AATCATCAGCTCTTCCTGCCACCCCAACGACAACAATCATCATTCCATGTACCACAGGTTCGAATTCACCGGCCACGCTCTCGAGCAGCACCACGACCACAGTGATCCCTCGCGACGCAACGACATCGACGTCGACATCACTCGGTCCAGCGTATCCTGCTCCACCATCCAGCACCACTTCAGAAGTCATTGACGATCCTGCGAGCCTGACTCCGTCTGCGAGCACAACAACTAGAGCGCCTCAACTTGAGCCATCTGTACCCAGCGATGCTGCTCCCTCGTCCAGTCCGACTAGTATTACCGAAGTCGATCCGTCGATACCCGGCGTCACTTCACCATCGACTGGTGACCTATTGGTCTCGACGACTACACCATCGTCATCGGAACAATCGGCTACTACGATGCCGCCCGTGCCGACCAATATGCCAGACAACTCCCTGACTTCACTTTCGCCTTCCGATGTGCAGACTGGCACTGTTCCGGATCTCTCAAGTACAGGCGGCAGCGTGATAACTTCGTTGCAAACGTCAGGCCAACCGTCGTCGGAGCCCTTTCCGGATATCTCGTTCTCGACAACCAGTCTCTCTCTGGTGGATCCCACGTCgttctcctctccaacaGCGACCGCACCGGTGACATCTATCTCAGAAACCAGCATTTTCCGAGCAATCGCAACAGGTGCGCCACCATCACAGATCAGTCAGAGAAGTAATCATCCTGTTCCAAGACTAGGCATCCAGGGACAGCAGGAGAAACTTCAAACGAACAAGTTCTACTCCAATCTGTTCCTGGGCGACCAGAGCCAGTCCGTGTTTACATTCCCGTACTCGGTCCAATGGACTAAAGGATCTGGCGAAACACCAAGCTGGGGTCTTGCCGTCTCACACGTGGAGCGCAACCAAGTCGTGTTCGGACCTCCTCAGCCAGGCAAGGATGCTGGTCAATCGTCGTACTACGCCAATCCAATTGGCGTCCGATCGCTCATTCTTTCGGCGACTGAGCTCAACCAGACTGAGGCCGGCACACCTGGGTTGACGACCGATTCACTGGCTGCGTTCAGCATCAACTTGAACCTCTTCGGACACGGCTGGACTACTCCGACGATTGTTTTCCCTCTCGTCCAGGGCTCTCCTTTCATTACTGGGAAGTACAACTCCGCCACTCCTCTCATTCAGACTGGCGTCGGCATCGATAACATCACCTATGCCGGCGCAGTCATCGAAGGCTCAACCTACAAGTACCGCATTCGTCTCCGCAATGGTTACACGTGGTTGATGTACGTCTCACCCCAGTCAACCGACTATGCGCAGAACACATTCACACTCAGCGATGGAGCTGTGCAAGGTGCTTCAAGCTTTTCTGGCACGATCCAGGTCGCCAAACTGCCGGGTGATGCCAATAGTGACGTTGAAGCTGTCTACGACAGTGCTGCCGGCGCGTACCCTATCACAGGTGCCATTTCCGGTGCCGTCGATGGAACAGTCGGCAGCTACACCATGTCATGGACGAAGGAAGGTGTTAGCAATCAGACGCTCCTGCTCTTCGCATTGCCTCATCACGTCGGATCTTTCAGTGACGAGACTGCCGGCAGAGCAACGGGTCTGCAGCTCATGACGACCGTCAAAGGCATGGCTACTGCGGTCCGCGGTGACAGCTGGACACTCACCGAAGACGACCTTCCCATCGATATGGCCTTCGCTCCCTGGTCGCCTGCTCAGGGCAGCGTGAAGACTGTATCATCGAATGCAGTCCAAGCCATCTATGAAGCTGGTCTCGCTGAATTGCAGCAAAGGATCGGCCAGCAGACCAACGTTGGCAGTCTCTACTTTGACGGCAAAGCCTTGGCCAAATTCGCTGCCATTGTGTACACGATGAACGACATTGCTGGTAATCGCACTCTGGCCCTCTCCGGTCTGAAAGTATTGCAGGATGCCATGGCGTTCCACATCAATAATCAGATGGGGTTCCCACTGGTATACGAGAGTGCCTGGGGCGGTGTTGTCAGTTCGGGAGCTTACCAGAACGGCAACGCTCTTGAAGACTTTGGCAACACCTACTACAACGATCATCACTTCCACTACGGCTACTTTGTGTACACTGCCGCTGTGATCGGTTACCTCGACAATGAGTGGCTCAACGACAGCAACGTCGCCTGGACCAACATGCTCGTCCGTGACTACGCCAACTCAGTCACAGATGATGAGTACTTCCCATTCTCTCGTGCATTCGATTGGTATCATGGTCACTCCTGGGCAGCCGGTCTCTTCGCATCCGCCGACGGCAAGAACCAAGAAAGTTCCAGCGAGGATACCATGGCCAGCTACGCGCTGAAAATGTGGGGCCAAATCATCAACGACAAAGCCATGGAAGCCCGCGGCAATCTGATGCTCGCCATTCAGAAACGCAGCTTTGCAGCTTACTACCTCTTTGAAGAGACCAACACCGTGCAACCGGCGGAATACATCGGCAACAAAGTCGCAGGCATTCTCTTCGAGAACAAAATGGACCACACGACCTACTTCGGCGCCGCGCCGGAGTTGATTGAAGGGATCCACATGATTCCTCTCATGCCATTCAGCGCATACATTCGCAGTGCGAAGTTCGTCCAGGAGGAGTGGGATGCATACTTTGCAAACACGATCAACACGATTCAAAGCGGCTGGAGAGGATTGCTGATGGCGAACTTCGCCATCGTGAATCCCTCAGCCAGCTTCAACTTTTTCAGCGACCCGAATTTGAACCCGGACTTTTTGGATGGTGGAGCAAGTCAAACTTGGTATCTGGCGTGGTCGGCTGCGCTGGGAGGATCGGGAACctgagaaggagatggatggaCCGGAATGATTTGCATTGGATATGGCGCACTGGGTGAGTATGTGGTAAGGCGTTGATTGGATTAACAATACAGGTCGCCTGGTCGTACATATCGGAGCCCGACCAGGTGTATGTCTCAGGCCGATTGCGGTCTGGGAGGCGTTCTTGGATACTTTGGGATTTACAGGAAGGGAGGACATGATACCATTTTCGGAAGGACATTTTGGGCTTCGATATCGACATCGACAGGATGAATTGGTTGGATTTCGGGAACGAGATTTGGATACAGAAAGAGACGGCCATGATTGGGATACAGTATTCCTACGATGCATCTGATACCATGACGAATTGAAGATGATTTGCACCTCCCTTTCCCGTCCAGCGTAAATTGTACATGTCCGGTTGCAGTGTTGCATCTGTCTTGGTACTCGGGAAGGAGATGAGCGTTCGAGCCTCAGGTCTCCCTCGATGTATGTATACACCGAGCGAATCCGCCTCGGCGGGTTGAGCCTTTGTGGCTTGAGTTGATGCTTGATGACGGTTTCGTGCATTTCCTGGGACTTTGGCTGTGAAGAACATCTCAGCCGCGTATGTCCGTCTTCCCAAAATGCTCTGTGAGGGTGTGTGAATGTACGCCGTCGTTGCATCGCTGATAAGACAGGGCGGCAGGGTATATCGGCCGACGTAGGGTCGATTCTCGGGCATCGGAGAAGCAAATAAGTGGACGATCAGTCTGTTCTTGTGCATTCGATCCCGCGCTTCCCAACGATGTGTTCACCCCGCCAAAATCACCTTGAGACGAGAAGATACCACCCTTCGTCCTTTCTCACACTCACGACCTTGGGAGCCACCTACTTAAACTGTTTCCGAACCTCGCTGTCCTCACCGATCTCGTTGGCATCCGTGCAGAGAGCCTGCCGAGACTAACCCTAAAACCCACGAACCATACTCGACCTCAATCGCGCGGAAAAAGCAACCATGTCTGGTATGTCGCTGTGACTTTTTCCCCCTTCGCCATGCCCCGATCTACACACTCGTCTGCAATTGAACGACCGTGATGGCCGCAAGGCTGGCTGTCCGGCCAATCCTGCGACAGCTACAGCCCACCCGACTACGATCTCGACATGGAGTGAACATCCTACCCTCGATCGCTCACAGACACTACGCTTCATGGAGACGTACGACTTGCCAGCCCACTGCTTTTCCTCTCTTCGACTCTCAAGAACAATCATTATGACCGAGCTTGACTGACGTATCTGCCTCCCGCAGCCAACGACGCCTACAAGCACGCGCTCGAGTGCAACAAGAAATGGGCCGATGAAGTTAGCAAAACCGACCCGTCCTTCCTCCCGAATGCCGCCAAAGGTCAAGCACCGCCAATTCTCTGGCTGGGATGCGCCGACTCTCGTGTCCCAGAGACAGTGATTCTCGGCTGTAAACCCGGTGACGTCTTCACGCACCGCAACATCgccaacatcatcaaccCGACCGACGTCAGCTTGCTGTCCATTGTCCAATTCGCCGTCTTCCACTTGAAGGTCAAGCACATCGTGGTCTGCGGACACACCTCATGCGGAGGAGTCAAAGCCTCGCTGGCGAACACAAAGTTGGACATCTTGGACATTTGGCTACAGCCGCTCCGTGCGCTGAGGGAGAGATACTCGGACGAGCTGGAAGCGCTGCCTGATGAGACGGCCCGGAGCACGTTCTTGGCGCAGAGAAATGTCTATCACGGCTTGGAGAACCTGAAGCGTATGCCTACCGTCATTGACGCTATGCGCGAGAGAGGCGTGGAGGTCCACGGAGTGCTGTACCATCTGGACACGGGcttgttggaggaggtgctggacgaggaggatgagaagacggcgaagaagcgtGTCACCAACTTCGAGATGCACTGATCGTGTACACGGTGAGATGTTAGAGACAGTCTGCACGGATCGCCATGCTCCTGCTATCAAGTTTATGCGCAGGATGCAGTATATCGGCGTAGTAGAGTCAAAGTCATTGCGGGTACGATTTCAACGAACACACCTATTACTAATCCGGACGACATTACAAAGTTCTTCTGAAGTTACGTTGCAGTACTGGGCCGTAGCTCTCGCTCAATCGCATCGCGCAGCGAAAACATAGGGTCGCATCAAGCAAGACTGTGTTCGATCATCCAAGTTTCGACGACAGTTGTCGTCAGGTTTCGAAGCCACATTCATGCAATTTCGATGATCTTCGAAAGTACCTCCTACCTAGGCATGCACAGATGAACTTCGTGAAACAATTCGTCGACAAGAGATCTAGACTCTGCCCGGGCACTGCCTCTAGCTTGCCGATCGTACGGCTGAGTTGGAGGTACATAGGCTATGTACTTACCTCATGCAGGGCATGGGACTGATTTTAGACTCTGGAGCTAGTATTCTTCGGTGCTCGCAACATCCAGTCGACCTGAACCACCGTCGATTCGAATTCAGCATTTCACAACGAAGTCAACCCAAAGATTACAACTGCATCTCCACGCAGGTTGGGCGAGCGGTTTGACACGCACACGATGACAGGAGATGTGAAAGCTGCATCCCGGTCTCGGTGCACGACACAACAGCGCCCCTCTGGAGTCTGGACCAGCCGCCTCCGATTCTGCTATTAGAATCCGATGGCCGTGCTCCTGACGACTGGGGATGCGGAGATCTTGCGGCGGTGCTGCGTTCTGATACGTGGACATTGTCGCCCAGAAGCCGTATATCGGCCAGCCCCATCTCACGCACCTTGACTTTCAGATTGTGGCACAGTCGAATGGTTGCCAAAACCCGGTAGGTCGAAAGGACGAAAGAACGAAAGAACGAAAGGACGACCTACGACGAAACGACGAATGCCGAGACGACTGCAGATCTGAGATCGACTTCGGAGTCCGTTCCGTCTGGCGAGTCCGAGCCCGACATCTGGAGACAGTTCCGATCATCCTTCGACATCCCAAGTCAGCAAGCTCGTCCAGCACACCAACGATTGCAAGAACCTCTCGGTCGTGATGCCCTCGAATCCGTGGACTTCATTGAGACTCTAGCAGCCTGTCCTTCCTGGCTCGTCTGCACATATCGTACACAACTCGGCGGATGTCCTCCAGCACGGGGTCAAGAGCTGGACCCTCAGCCGCTCCGGGACGTCAACCAGACGATGACCTTGTTCAAGACGGCGATGTTGAGGTAGGAGTGGATGCGAGTGCCAGTGCAAACGATCCCGATGAACTTGACACCGAGCGACCTCGAAAGTCCATGAAAAGACCGCAGATCAAGAACGCGTGCTGGACGTGTCGTGGGGACAAAGTCAAAGTAAGTTTGGCGCGCAGGTTGTTATCCCTCTGATGGCTATTGACTTGATGCCGTCCGGCAACATCAGTGTTCAGGTCACCATCCCATCTGCGCGCGCTGCAGCCACCGAAAAGTCCCCTGCAGCTACGACGTTCCAGAAGAGAACATGACCAAGATGCAGCACCTCCGCACGAAGATCTCCGATGCCGAAAAACGCCTGGAGTTGGTCAACACCATCTTCGATATTCTCCAAAAGGGATCTGATGAGGCGGCTGCTGAGGCCCTGGCTCGCCTGCGCATCGGTCAAAGTGTCGATGAGGTCGTCAATTACATGGTGGCAGCACGGGCCAATGATCAGACTGGTTCGAGTCTGGAGTCGCCGGAGACCACAGCATCTGGCTGAAGGTTCTTGGATATTTGGAGATCGAGGACAACAGCCTGCTGACGAAGTCGAATATAAGAGCGACAGTCAACCACAAGCGCTATGGACTGGACCGGCTGCATTCAAAGGTCGCCTAGCATGCGCAGTTCACAGAGCACCTGATAGGGCTCTCGATTCGCAAACTGGTGCATCGCGTACGGAGATCGGACAAGTGAAGCTGCTGCCCATGGCTGCTGTACAAGGTCTTCACTCATGTGTGCGTTTTCGTGGGTCGTCCTGCACATCCACTTAGCCTCCCGTGTCGCGAATGTCGATTGGCAGGATCTCGCGACACACGAAGCTATCACCAGCGCACAACCCATGCATGGCGTTATTGGATGTTCGTTCACGCTTGGTGCTGTGACCGCCAATGGTCCTCTCGGCGCAGCATCATCGACTTGAGAAACGGCGTGTAGATATAACACTAGCTTCTCCATGGTGAGgagctcgtcctcgtcttcaagAGCACTACACTAGCTTTTCTTTGTCGCACCATACCACAAGAGGAGGTACAAGACCTCCGGACTCCACTACTGGCCGCCGGTGCATCACATCAATCTTCAGGGTCCCACGCGGATTGTGGATCGGCTGCGGGATTTAGGTTCAGCATGAAATGGTCTAGATCAGTTCCATGACCGAATACGTCAGCGCCCTTATCCGGACGACATCCTGTGCCTCGGAAGTCGACTGCGATAATCTTGAAGGCTTCGCGACAATGACACGCCATCGCTGGAAAGCGGGCAACTGAGTCTGCGAGATGATCAAGCAGCGATGGTTTTGGGTAGGATGGCTGTGTAGCGAGCAAAGGCATCAACGTCCACATGTTCCAGCTCATGGCGGCAGCGATCTCAAGTGGCCTCAGGCAACATATCGGTCCGATGTCCCCGGGACATGGTCGGGCAACACAGCCGCGCAGCGCAGGGCGTCTGGAACCGTGGGATCGTCTGGGATCGTCACAGCATGAAACAGCGGGCACTACTTCTCAAGCATGCCACGCGCATGTACTGAACTTCCCCAAAGGTTCCCTAGCTGCTTCCTAGCCCTGCCAAGAAACGACATCACTGCCCTTGATGAGCAAGAGATCTTCCTGATGCTGTCGTCTTCGGCGGTGCCGCAAGACCCTGGCTCTTTGAGGTACCGTTCGGACGACTGGTGTCCATGTGGAACGATCTATAAGAATCGACTCTCCCCGCCTGTTCGGACGAGCGATGCTTTAGTTTATGACCACACGACTGGCATGGGACGACTGAACCACTGATTATGAACGGAAAGCCCGGAACTGAGTCACCTGGGTCTTCGGCTTCATCTTCCGCTGTCAGTCCTTCGACCTCCCGTGCTAGAGCAAGATCTTCAAAACGAGAGCAAGTTGTTGCGGCATGCTACGAGTGTCGCTCGAAGAAAGTCAAGGCAAGCTATCCGCACGATGGCCGATGCAATTGCGATTAACCATCACTTCTAGTGCGATGCGGCTAGACCGGCATGCGGTCGTTGCAGCTCTCGCTCGCTGAGCTGCTATTACGATGTCGAGCCGGAGACATCGAGGGCTGTCGCGTTGAAGAGAAAACACGAAAGTGTGCAGGATGATTTGGATCGCATGACGGAGCTTTACGATTACATACGGTCTCGTTCGGAAGGCGAAGTTTGGGATCTTGTTTCGCAGATCAGACAGACTGCAGATCCATTCAAGTTTCTCAAACTCGTTCGAGACCGTAATGGTGACCTTCCAACCGGTTTGCCTGAGCCCAATGTGAAAGCCATGATGCGCCAGCTTGATGCCTCTGCACTGGAGGAGAGCCGTATCAAAGTTCGCGCAAGCCCATGGACGAGCATCGCGGGTGACGGCATTGTATCGCATCTCATCTCGAGAGCATTGGAACCTTCTGTCACAACTTttatcgacgaagaagcgCTGACAACCGACATGTCTGTCCAAAATCCAGGAACAACGCCATATTGCTCAGCCTTGCTGGTGAATGTGCTTTGTGCATTCGGGACGGTGAGCTCCACTTTCGCATGCAAAAAAGTGTAGACTGACCTTTTGCAACCATAGTTCGGTTCGACCTATGTTGATCGCATCGACTCTAGCACGAAGCTCAACGACGGTAAGTCTTTGAAGGGTGTAAGGCTTGCGGCACCTGAGGCTGTCTCGGCCTGTTGCAGGTCTCTGTCTGTACCGCTGCGTTGTCCGAACATCGCTGACCCTTATACCCTTTGATGTTTAGAGGGCAAACTGCGGGTCCAATTTTTCAACAAAGCGCGCGACCTTCTCGACGAGGAACGAGGCAAGGCTTCTTTGCCAACTGTGCAGGCGTTGTTCTTGCTTTATCTCTATTGGAACTTCCTAGGAATGGATCGCGCTGGACTGGTATACCGACTGCAAGGGGTAGATATGTTCAAGAAATTGAGGTTGGGTTCGCAGACTCTGCCATGCGAACGCGGATACAACGAGGCATTAAACCGTCGCGCGTGCTCTCGCAATGCTTGGGGTCTATTTTGCGCAGAGAGGTCAGTCTTCCGGGTACGAGTCTTTGGCAACACGGCTCCTCGCTGACACGATGACTTGATAACAACAGCTACATATCCTACGCCTACCATCAGCCGTCCCTGATCCCAATACCCACACTACCACATTATTTCACGGAACCGACTCCTTTCGAACGGATAGACACCGTCATGATACGGACGAGCGACGACGTGCTCGAAGCAAGATGTCATCTACTGTCAATCTTTTATCGCATTGCATCCTACAAACCTCGGGAACCAAATGTGCTGGGTAGTCACGCCGATATAGCCACTCGACAACGGCTCTACGATGCTTTACGAGGATGGCACAGCGTCCTGCCCGACAGGCCTCACTATTCTCCCCACCAGGCCATACATTATCGCGTCTTCCGATCGCAATTCCATCTCCTGAGCGCGATACTGTGGCGACCGCTACAAGACATTGCAGTGCGTCTCGAGTCAGGCTATACCCCTGCTGCAGTCTGTATATGGCATTGCACGAAAGTTCTCGACGAGGTGGAAGCGAACATGCGCGAATATCCTCGAGACACCGAGCGTGGCGCACGCGGCAGTCTATCGGTACTATGGCTTTGCCATATGTTATCCTTCACCTTGATCCTTATGCTGCGACGCCATCGCGACAGTCTCGAGCCACTTGTGCGTGTGGTTCGCCTTCTTCATGCACTCGGCACGACCTGGCCCAACGCGCGAGTCCTGCTCCGGGCCCTGTACGCCATCTCCCTACAATTACGGGTCGAGCTACCCGAGGAGGCGCTCCAGTATTGTAGGGGTACCGACATGGAGGAGTCACTGTACTCTGACATGCCGACCAGCTACACAGTCGCAAGACATGCGGATTTCGAAGACGTGGATGGACAAGGCGACGACTCTGGCGATGGAATCGAGGTCGGAGGTCTGATCTCAAAGTGGGCGGCATTGGCAATCAAACCACGAGATGAGTGATATCGGAGACCACTGCGCTCATGGGCGCATATCCTCTACACTTGCCATCGCGATTGTGCCTTGGCTAGTGCAGCTGTACTCAATCATTCATGTACATATTACCATTCTGATAGATTACCATTGCTTGAACACATTTTATCAGTTTTTCGTAGCTCAACGATAGGGAACAACAACACTGCACGAGCGTCGACGGTCGTCTTCATTGCACAACATCGCCCAGATCACGAGCTCCCAACATAGTGAAAACCGCCACTGGCTCTCTCGACGATGATGCTACGACACGAGACACAAAACGATAGACGAGTAGTCGTACGCCATCACACATTAGCGTCTCGATAGCCGTGTTTGCCAGATCAACCGAGAAAGTCGCCAACAAGAttcaacaccaccaaccCACCTCAATCTATTACAGGTTCACCTACTCCCTCTCGGTCATTCATGCTCCCCATCTTGGTTCCGACGATAAGTCCGTGAAGTCTAAAACAACCCGACTGGTCTGGGCGGATGTGGACCTACGGAGCAGCCTTACCTAGTGTCACACGCGCGTAAGCGCCAACGAATCTATTGGCGGAGCTAGGCCAAAGACGAGAAAACTCGATACTCGTGGATCTGTTGACGTTGCTTGGTAGCATGCCACGTGATTTTGCTCCGTTTAGTCAAGCCGCTGGAAGTCCAATGCACTGATTGCAGCATGTCCCTTCGAAGCGGGACGCTGTCGAGCTAGAGCGGTGGCGTGATGTAACAATGATATTTCAAGGTTGCATTCCAAGAAAGTGACTTCGAGTAGAT
This is a stretch of genomic DNA from Zymoseptoria tritici IPO323 chromosome 3, whole genome shotgun sequence. It encodes these proteins:
- the ENG1 gene encoding endo-1,3-beta-glucanase, coding for MPDNSLTSLSPSDVQTGTVPDLSSTGGSVITSLQTSGQPSSEPFPDISFSTTSLSLVDPTSFSSPTATAPVTSISETSIFRAIATGAPPSQISQRSNHPVPRLGIQGQQEKLQTNKFYSNLFLGDQSQSVFTFPYSVQWTKGSGETPSWGLAVSHVERNQVVFGPPQPGKDAGQSSYYANPIGVRSLILSATELNQTEAGTPGLTTDSLAAFSINLNLFGHGWTTPTIVFPLVQGSPFITGKYNSATPLIQTGVGIDNITYAGAVIEGSTYKYRIRLRNGYTWLMYVSPQSTDYAQNTFTLSDGAVQGASSFSGTIQVAKLPGDANSDVEAVYDSAAGAYPITGAISGAVDGTVGSYTMSWTKEGVSNQTLLLFALPHHVGSFSDETAGRATGLQLMTTVKGMATAVRGDSWTLTEDDLPIDMAFAPWSPAQGSVKTVSSNAVQAIYEAGLAELQQRIGQQTNVGSLYFDGKALAKFAAIVYTMNDIAGNRTLALSGLKVLQDAMAFHINNQMGFPLVYESAWGGVVSSGAYQNGNALEDFGNTYYNDHHFHYGYFVYTAAVIGYLDNEWLNDSNVAWTNMLVRDYANSVTDDEYFPFSRAFDWYHGHSWAAGLFASADGKNQESSSEDTMASYALKMWGQIINDKAMEARGNLMLAIQKRSFAAYYLFEETNTVQPAEYIGNKVAGILFENKMDHTTYFGAAPELIEGIHMIPLMPFSAYIRSAKFVQEEWDAYFANTINTIQSGWRGLLMANFAIVNPSASFNFFSDPNLNPDFLDGGASQTWYLAWSAALGGSGT